In Frondihabitans sp. PAMC 28766, a genomic segment contains:
- a CDS encoding zinc-binding dehydrogenase, with translation MTTMHGVFLPGDDTAVIKEYPLPEPGPGQVLVQVGASGICGSDLGLIYHGYKTHRGLNGAPAYKGVVAGHEPSGRIVKAGPGLVRFGVGDDVIVYHIQGCGRCRNCRSGYFISCTDQTHKASYGWQRDGGHAEYVLVDESTCIPLPGGLSFVDGALIACGFGTAYEGLKRTNLHGGEDLLVVGLGPVGLAAAMLGRLLGARRVIGVERSPERIEFVKSTGLVDDVVLADDSAVDNILALTDGVGCQVTVDCSGSTPGRSTAVDAVAEWGRVGFIGEGGQLETEVSDSLLHKQVTLTASWVTSLQGMEDVSKLIADAHLSPEIVVSHRLSLLDADEAYKIAAAGATGKVVLIPAGAPVRDEE, from the coding sequence ATGACCACCATGCACGGAGTGTTCCTTCCCGGTGACGACACCGCAGTGATCAAGGAGTACCCGCTCCCCGAGCCGGGCCCGGGCCAGGTGCTCGTCCAGGTGGGCGCATCCGGCATCTGCGGAAGCGACCTCGGCCTGATCTACCACGGTTACAAGACCCACCGCGGCCTCAACGGCGCCCCCGCCTACAAGGGTGTCGTGGCCGGCCACGAGCCCAGCGGGCGAATCGTCAAGGCGGGCCCCGGGCTCGTCCGGTTCGGTGTCGGCGACGACGTGATCGTGTATCACATCCAGGGCTGCGGGCGCTGCCGCAACTGCCGGTCCGGCTACTTCATCAGCTGCACCGACCAGACCCACAAGGCCTCCTACGGCTGGCAGCGCGACGGCGGCCACGCCGAGTACGTGCTCGTCGACGAGTCGACCTGCATCCCCCTGCCGGGCGGCCTCAGCTTCGTCGACGGCGCGCTCATCGCGTGCGGCTTCGGCACGGCCTACGAGGGCCTCAAGCGCACCAACCTGCACGGCGGCGAAGACCTGCTGGTCGTCGGGCTCGGCCCGGTCGGGCTGGCCGCTGCGATGCTCGGCCGCCTCCTCGGCGCCCGCCGCGTCATCGGCGTCGAGCGCAGCCCCGAGCGCATCGAGTTCGTGAAGTCCACCGGCCTGGTCGACGACGTCGTGTTGGCGGACGATTCGGCGGTCGACAACATCCTGGCGCTGACCGACGGCGTCGGCTGCCAGGTGACGGTCGACTGCTCCGGGTCGACACCCGGCCGCTCGACCGCGGTCGACGCGGTCGCCGAGTGGGGCCGCGTCGGGTTCATCGGCGAGGGCGGCCAGCTCGAGACCGAGGTCTCCGACTCGCTGCTGCACAAGCAGGTCACGCTGACCGCGTCGTGGGTCACCTCGCTGCAGGGCATGGAGGACGTTTCGAAGCTGATCGCGGACGCCCACCTCAGCCCCGAGATCGTCGTGTCGCATCGCCTGTCGCTGCTCGACGCCGACGAGGCCTACAAGATCGCCGCTGCCGGGGCGACCGGCAAGGTCGTGCTGATCCCCGCCGGGGCCCCCGTGCGAGACGAGGAGTGA
- a CDS encoding TetR/AcrR family transcriptional regulator: MSLHPVVSRPGGRSSRVLTAVYTSVGELVGEGADKITFPVIAERAGVNPTTLYRRWGDVTDLLEEVAVAALTRESEAVPDTGSLEGDLTDWAIAIARDIARPQRARFLRAMVAARIDIVTSCAVTDTRREQASLMASRADERGEKSPTAQQILDHIIAPLYYRVIFALELDPEYARQLVGDVLSMAG; the protein is encoded by the coding sequence ATGTCCCTTCATCCCGTCGTCAGCCGCCCCGGTGGGCGAAGCAGTCGCGTGCTCACCGCCGTCTACACGTCGGTCGGCGAGCTCGTGGGCGAGGGGGCCGACAAGATCACCTTCCCCGTCATCGCCGAGCGCGCCGGCGTCAACCCCACGACGCTCTACCGACGCTGGGGCGACGTCACCGACCTCCTCGAAGAGGTCGCCGTCGCCGCCCTCACGCGCGAAAGCGAGGCGGTGCCCGACACCGGGTCGCTCGAGGGCGACCTGACCGACTGGGCGATCGCCATCGCCCGCGACATCGCTCGCCCGCAGCGAGCCCGGTTTCTGCGGGCGATGGTGGCGGCGCGCATCGACATCGTCACGAGCTGCGCGGTGACGGACACCAGGCGAGAGCAAGCCTCTTTGATGGCGAGCCGCGCCGACGAACGCGGCGAGAAGTCGCCGACGGCGCAGCAGATACTCGATCACATCATCGCGCCGCTCTACTACCGCGTGATCTTCGCGCTCGAGCTCGACCCGGAGTACGCCCGCCAGCTCGTCGGCGACGTCCTGTCGATGGCGGGCTGA
- a CDS encoding MFS transporter has product MLSRPVSFVVAGAAGAATLTAASAPSPLYPVYQRLWGFSAFTLTVVFAVYVAALLVALLTAGSLSDRVGRRPVASGALILLAVGMLLFVVADGAGGLIAARIVQGFAVGAATGTITAMILEAGPSPRLASIVSSAVPSLGIAVGAVLAGALVEYAPLPRQLVFWVLGVVYLVIAGLVWLVPDSRGPDDRDPDGACPVAPRQSIARSLLPSAGLPPAVRPVFFALVPSIAATWALAGLYLSLGSSVVGSVLGVHSHFVVGLVLGAFFAAGTAGTVVSAALPERLREWFGYVTLFVGVVVTIAATLTSALPIYVIGSAIAGLGFGAAFRFAVNALGGAAPTEQRGQVFATMYIVSYVAFSVPALAAGLAVERFGLEPTAVVYGAFEVALVLVATGARLVELRPSAPRLA; this is encoded by the coding sequence GTGTTGTCTCGCCCAGTCTCATTCGTCGTCGCCGGGGCCGCCGGCGCCGCGACGCTGACGGCCGCATCGGCGCCGTCGCCTCTCTACCCCGTCTATCAGCGCCTGTGGGGCTTCTCCGCCTTCACCCTGACGGTCGTCTTCGCCGTCTACGTGGCCGCGCTGCTCGTCGCCCTGCTGACCGCCGGCTCGCTCTCCGATCGCGTGGGCCGCCGCCCCGTCGCCTCCGGCGCCCTGATCCTCCTCGCCGTGGGAATGCTGCTCTTCGTGGTCGCCGACGGCGCCGGCGGCCTGATCGCGGCCCGCATCGTGCAGGGCTTCGCTGTCGGTGCCGCCACGGGCACGATCACCGCGATGATCCTCGAGGCGGGGCCGAGCCCGAGACTCGCGTCGATCGTCAGCAGCGCGGTGCCGTCGCTCGGCATCGCGGTCGGTGCGGTGCTCGCCGGAGCCCTCGTCGAGTACGCGCCGCTGCCCCGCCAGCTGGTCTTCTGGGTGCTGGGGGTCGTCTATCTGGTGATCGCCGGCCTCGTGTGGCTCGTTCCTGACAGCAGAGGCCCCGACGACAGAGACCCCGACGGCGCCTGCCCCGTCGCCCCGCGCCAGTCGATCGCGCGCTCGCTGCTGCCGAGCGCCGGGCTGCCCCCGGCGGTGCGCCCCGTCTTCTTCGCCCTCGTGCCCTCGATCGCCGCGACCTGGGCGCTCGCCGGGCTGTACCTGTCGCTCGGGTCATCGGTGGTCGGCAGCGTGCTCGGCGTGCACAGCCACTTCGTCGTGGGTCTCGTCCTCGGGGCGTTCTTCGCCGCGGGCACGGCCGGCACAGTCGTCTCGGCGGCCCTGCCCGAGCGGCTGCGCGAGTGGTTCGGGTACGTGACCCTCTTCGTGGGCGTCGTCGTCACCATCGCCGCGACGCTGACGAGCGCTCTGCCGATCTACGTGATCGGGTCGGCGATCGCGGGCCTGGGCTTCGGCGCCGCGTTCCGGTTCGCGGTGAACGCCCTGGGTGGGGCTGCGCCGACCGAGCAGCGCGGGCAGGTCTTCGCGACCATGTACATCGTCAGCTACGTCGCGTTCAGCGTGCCGGCTCTCGCAGCCGGTCTCGCCGTCGAGCGATTCGGGCTCGAGCCGACCGCCGTCGTCTACGGCGCCTTCGAAGTCGCCCTGGTGCTGGTCGCCACCGGGGCTCGCCTCGTCGAACTCAGGCCGTCCGCGCCTCGCCTGGCATGA
- a CDS encoding CocE/NonD family hydrolase, translating into MGDDQKIYMPSAPLPTDRTGLLTAFEPGTRTLEKGSRIAPQFASLPVDIVFEKDVAVQLRDGVTVHVDVFRPVGTEPVPVIMAYSPYGKGQGTSASVMGIFGMVGLDNARVSGLEKFEGPDPAYWCARGYAICNPDIRGVVDSDGDSVLWDRQDGRDAYDIVEWLAEQSWCTGKVAMSGTSYLAATQWFAAAERPPHLAAINPWEGISDTYRDLVMRGGMPDTGFARQLRDNSFFGRNRKEDILAEADVHPLVDELWADKIPALENITVPAYVVASYSNTLHTAGTFRGWRRIASADKWLRVHNSQEWPDYYDEANRDDLRRFFDRFLLGVDNGWETTPRVRYSLLDLEGGDETGIPADAFPPAGVVSTKFYLDARTRTLALDAPTDDATAGYTVDANPDAVSFLARFDDETVLVGYPKAHLFVEADGADDLDLFVLVQKLDAHGTPLQAFTTPNQSAVAHDITDHGASILRYKGSDGRIRVSLRHLDQTLSTDDVPAHTFDRSEKLVPGQVAEVEIDLLPLGLRFHAGEQLRFVVSSRNLLGTMMPGIREYTGANAGRHIVHTGGARASYLQLPVRH; encoded by the coding sequence ATGGGTGACGACCAGAAGATCTACATGCCGTCCGCACCGCTGCCGACGGACCGGACAGGGCTGCTGACCGCGTTCGAGCCAGGCACCCGCACGCTCGAGAAGGGCTCCAGGATCGCCCCGCAGTTCGCCTCCCTGCCCGTCGACATCGTCTTCGAGAAAGACGTCGCCGTGCAGCTGCGCGACGGCGTGACAGTGCACGTCGATGTGTTCCGCCCGGTCGGCACCGAGCCCGTCCCCGTGATCATGGCCTACAGCCCGTACGGCAAGGGCCAGGGCACCTCGGCGAGCGTGATGGGCATCTTCGGGATGGTGGGGCTCGACAACGCACGGGTCTCGGGCCTCGAGAAGTTCGAGGGCCCCGACCCCGCGTACTGGTGCGCCCGCGGCTATGCGATCTGCAACCCCGACATCCGCGGCGTCGTCGACTCCGACGGCGACAGCGTGCTCTGGGACCGCCAGGACGGCCGCGACGCCTACGACATCGTCGAGTGGCTCGCCGAGCAGAGCTGGTGCACGGGCAAGGTCGCGATGAGCGGCACCTCGTACCTCGCCGCGACCCAGTGGTTCGCCGCGGCCGAGCGCCCGCCGCACCTCGCTGCGATCAACCCGTGGGAGGGCATCAGCGACACCTACCGCGACCTCGTGATGCGCGGCGGGATGCCCGACACCGGGTTCGCCCGGCAGTTGCGCGACAACAGCTTCTTCGGCAGGAACCGTAAAGAGGACATCCTGGCCGAGGCCGACGTGCACCCGCTCGTCGACGAGCTGTGGGCCGACAAGATCCCGGCGCTCGAGAACATCACCGTGCCGGCCTACGTCGTCGCCAGCTATTCGAACACGCTGCACACCGCAGGCACCTTCCGCGGCTGGCGCCGCATCGCCTCGGCCGACAAGTGGCTACGCGTCCACAACAGCCAGGAGTGGCCCGACTACTACGACGAGGCCAACCGCGACGATCTCCGCCGCTTCTTCGACCGCTTTCTGCTCGGTGTCGACAACGGCTGGGAGACGACGCCGCGCGTCCGCTACTCGCTGCTCGACCTCGAGGGCGGCGACGAGACGGGCATCCCCGCCGATGCGTTCCCGCCCGCCGGCGTCGTGTCGACGAAGTTCTACCTCGACGCCCGCACGCGCACCCTCGCCCTCGACGCGCCGACCGACGACGCCACGGCCGGTTACACCGTCGACGCCAACCCCGATGCCGTCTCGTTCCTCGCCCGCTTCGACGACGAGACCGTGCTCGTCGGCTACCCGAAGGCGCACCTGTTCGTCGAGGCCGACGGCGCCGACGACCTCGACCTCTTCGTGCTGGTGCAGAAGCTCGACGCCCACGGCACCCCGCTGCAGGCGTTCACCACCCCCAACCAGAGCGCGGTCGCCCACGACATCACCGACCACGGCGCCTCGATTCTGCGGTACAAGGGCTCGGACGGCAGGATCCGGGTCTCCCTGAGGCATCTCGACCAGACCCTGTCGACCGACGACGTCCCCGCCCACACCTTCGACCGCTCGGAGAAGCTCGTGCCCGGCCAGGTCGCCGAGGTCGAGATCGACCTCCTGCCCCTCGGGCTGCGTTTTCACGCCGGCGAGCAGCTGCGCTTCGTCGTCTCGTCGCGCAACCTGCTCGGCACGATGATGCCCGGCATCCGCGAGTACACCGGCGCCAACGCCGGCCGCCACATCGTCCACACCGGCGGGGCGCGCGCCTCGTACCTGCAGCTACCCGTCCGTCACTGA
- a CDS encoding TetR family transcriptional regulator: MGDDKTAGSARRRGRRPGNGSTRDVVLSAARARFAADGFAGTTIRAVAADAGVDGSQVIQFFGSKERLFAAVMAVPASALERFDRAFDGPDEQIGERVVRAFLDAWEGLPDESEPLMATLRGAVVNERASEALSEFIQSRLLAESRVQGDESAALRAGLASAMLVGVITSRRIIGVPAIVRADPDQLVGVLAPAIQAVLAPAGL, from the coding sequence GTGGGTGACGACAAGACGGCAGGATCAGCACGGAGGCGCGGCCGCCGCCCCGGCAACGGCAGCACCCGCGACGTCGTGCTCTCGGCCGCCCGCGCGCGCTTCGCCGCAGACGGGTTCGCGGGCACGACCATCCGCGCGGTGGCCGCCGACGCCGGGGTCGACGGGTCGCAGGTCATCCAGTTCTTCGGGTCGAAAGAGCGGCTGTTCGCGGCGGTCATGGCCGTGCCGGCCTCCGCCCTCGAACGCTTCGATCGGGCCTTCGACGGCCCCGACGAGCAGATCGGCGAGCGCGTCGTCCGGGCCTTCCTCGATGCGTGGGAGGGCCTCCCCGACGAGTCCGAGCCGCTCATGGCGACCCTCCGCGGCGCGGTCGTCAACGAGCGTGCCAGCGAGGCGCTGAGCGAGTTCATCCAGTCGCGGCTGTTGGCCGAGTCGCGGGTGCAGGGCGACGAGAGCGCCGCCCTCCGAGCGGGACTTGCGAGCGCGATGCTCGTCGGCGTCATCACCAGCCGCAGGATCATCGGTGTCCCCGCCATCGTCCGGGCCGACCCCGATCAGCTCGTGGGGGTCTTGGCGCCCGCGATCCAGGCGGTTCTCGCCCCCGCCGGGCTCTAG
- a CDS encoding helix-turn-helix transcriptional regulator: protein MTTTQQYATAHGISARRARALAESGAVPAHRSGRVWVIDSTDRPARTAAPRPMGAPMRRQLIEALRNQSLVGLTGPDRLRVARHLRQLRDSDNPADLLRAWFRGEVPSGWSPGELIVRQAQEGLDDRVSALVNKSRRKFTSSSGRLARVVSDERAIQGLSVAELARRAEVSVDVISALERARPGVRVGETRRILRALDVTPLALPPVTVGHGS from the coding sequence GTGACGACGACCCAGCAGTACGCGACCGCGCACGGCATCTCCGCGCGCCGTGCGCGGGCACTCGCCGAGAGTGGCGCCGTCCCTGCGCATCGGTCCGGCAGAGTCTGGGTGATCGACTCGACCGACCGCCCCGCGCGCACCGCTGCGCCCCGGCCGATGGGAGCACCCATGCGGCGTCAGCTCATCGAGGCGTTGCGCAACCAGAGCCTCGTCGGCCTGACCGGGCCCGACCGCCTGCGCGTGGCGCGTCATCTCCGGCAGCTGAGAGACTCCGACAACCCGGCCGATCTTCTGCGCGCCTGGTTCCGCGGCGAGGTGCCCAGTGGCTGGTCACCGGGCGAGCTCATCGTGCGGCAGGCGCAGGAAGGTCTCGACGACCGGGTCTCGGCGCTCGTCAACAAGAGTCGACGCAAGTTCACGTCGAGCTCCGGGCGGCTCGCTCGTGTGGTGTCGGACGAGCGTGCGATCCAGGGGCTGAGTGTCGCCGAGCTCGCCCGTCGCGCCGAGGTGAGCGTCGACGTCATCTCGGCGCTCGAGCGCGCCCGGCCCGGGGTTCGCGTCGGCGAGACGCGGCGTATCCTTCGCGCTCTCGACGTGACGCCCCTCGCGTTGCCGCCGGTCACGGTGGGCCACGGCTCATGA
- a CDS encoding HipA domain-containing protein: MTTLSAWLEGAYVGEFVDDPASRVVSFEYDSAAPPTPISLSLPRVGGAATSAAGRFLGNLLPDREAAREWMRSVTDARSTDTFDLLAAVGGDVAGGLVLLPSGQSASDVEGRLDPADDDAIAFRIRSLHRDPDHWYERSEPARFSLAGSQPKFALAGVAGDWYWSNAAVPSTHIVKPAAPVNRGAEVAEVAAMRLAAAIGIAAPRADVLDVLGQQAYIVERFDRVVEADAIARRIHVEDLAQALGRDSDTKYGVTAKQVIELLLRHDAGLASGYESVRQLAFNTAIGNSDAHAKNYSVLLRPDGLTLAPLYDSLPTRLWPGYDEKLAMRVSGAAYPQAVTLDHWVKLAKKSGLDRDRVADDVKKIYSGVAERADSAWEGLAADQAELMRRLIRQQTEKVVGS, from the coding sequence ATGACGACTCTGTCGGCCTGGCTCGAAGGTGCCTACGTGGGGGAGTTCGTCGACGATCCCGCGAGTCGAGTCGTCTCGTTCGAGTACGACTCGGCCGCCCCGCCGACGCCCATCTCGCTGTCGCTGCCCCGTGTCGGCGGGGCTGCCACAAGCGCGGCCGGTCGCTTCCTCGGCAATCTTCTGCCCGACCGTGAGGCTGCGCGCGAGTGGATGCGAAGCGTGACCGACGCTCGATCCACCGACACGTTCGACCTCCTCGCCGCGGTCGGTGGCGATGTCGCCGGAGGGTTGGTGCTGCTGCCTTCGGGTCAGTCGGCCAGCGATGTCGAGGGCCGCCTCGACCCCGCCGACGACGATGCGATCGCGTTCCGCATCCGTTCGCTGCATCGCGATCCCGACCACTGGTACGAGAGATCGGAGCCAGCACGCTTCTCGCTGGCCGGGTCGCAACCGAAATTCGCCCTGGCCGGCGTCGCTGGCGACTGGTATTGGTCCAATGCGGCCGTGCCGTCGACGCACATCGTCAAACCGGCGGCCCCGGTCAACCGTGGGGCCGAGGTCGCCGAAGTCGCAGCCATGCGGCTGGCCGCTGCCATCGGAATCGCCGCGCCCCGGGCCGACGTCCTCGATGTCCTGGGTCAACAGGCGTACATCGTCGAGCGGTTCGACCGAGTCGTCGAGGCGGACGCGATTGCTCGTCGAATCCATGTCGAGGATCTTGCGCAGGCGCTCGGCCGCGACAGCGACACCAAGTACGGCGTCACGGCCAAGCAGGTCATCGAGCTGCTGCTTCGACACGACGCCGGTCTGGCCTCCGGATACGAGTCCGTGCGACAGCTGGCCTTCAACACCGCTATCGGCAACTCTGACGCGCACGCCAAGAACTACTCCGTTCTTCTGCGCCCCGACGGGCTCACTCTCGCACCTCTCTACGACTCCCTGCCGACGCGCCTGTGGCCCGGCTACGACGAGAAGCTGGCCATGCGCGTCAGCGGAGCGGCCTATCCGCAGGCGGTGACGCTCGATCACTGGGTGAAACTCGCCAAGAAGTCCGGTCTGGACCGCGACCGGGTCGCTGACGACGTGAAAAAGATCTACTCCGGCGTGGCCGAGCGGGCCGACTCCGCGTGGGAGGGGCTTGCCGCTGATCAGGCCGAGCTCATGCGTCGGCTCATCCGGCAGCAGACCGAGAAGGTCGTCGGTAGCTGA
- a CDS encoding GNAT family N-acetyltransferase, producing MSTATLTTPGDVEITAPDITALGPDATRALIETTVDRARARYAAGVVVETAGSPDGLRRLLTELGFRRDASRGDAVYLRDLTLAADGTSTRVLDNPALASLGGHHARFAERRGEVVRYQADVSPWAGFPDEPTAADWHDAAALLGSGAHLGVSAAAELPEGWVELEGFSGVQLTGEAVEGRQDPEAVALTPDDVPEILDLVERAKPGPYLARTIELGRYVGFRDGGRLIALAGERLHPPGWTEISAVCTDDEHRGRGLATRLVLDVVHGIRQRGDLPMLHAAGGNTPAIRLYEHLGFTHRARPATRFVRVP from the coding sequence ATGAGCACCGCAACTCTGACGACACCCGGCGACGTCGAAATCACGGCTCCCGACATCACCGCTCTCGGGCCGGACGCCACCCGCGCTCTGATCGAGACCACTGTCGACCGGGCGCGTGCCCGCTATGCCGCGGGTGTCGTCGTCGAGACGGCAGGATCACCGGACGGCCTGCGCCGTCTGCTCACCGAGCTCGGCTTCCGGCGAGACGCATCCCGGGGCGACGCCGTCTACCTCCGCGATCTCACCCTCGCGGCCGACGGCACGTCGACTCGCGTGCTCGACAACCCGGCGCTGGCGTCGCTGGGCGGCCACCACGCCCGCTTCGCCGAACGGCGCGGCGAGGTCGTGCGGTACCAGGCCGACGTCTCGCCCTGGGCGGGCTTCCCCGACGAGCCGACCGCCGCCGACTGGCACGACGCGGCAGCGCTGCTGGGCTCGGGTGCTCACCTCGGGGTGAGCGCGGCGGCAGAGCTTCCCGAGGGCTGGGTGGAGCTGGAGGGGTTCTCGGGCGTGCAGCTCACGGGCGAGGCGGTCGAAGGGCGGCAGGATCCGGAGGCCGTCGCGCTCACGCCCGACGACGTCCCCGAGATCCTCGACCTGGTCGAGCGCGCGAAGCCGGGTCCCTACCTCGCCCGCACGATCGAACTCGGGCGGTACGTCGGCTTCCGCGACGGCGGCCGGCTGATCGCTCTCGCCGGCGAGCGCCTGCATCCGCCGGGCTGGACCGAGATCAGCGCCGTCTGCACCGATGACGAGCACCGCGGTCGAGGGCTCGCCACACGCCTCGTCCTCGACGTCGTCCACGGCATCCGCCAGCGGGGCGACCTGCCGATGCTCCACGCCGCCGGAGGTAACACCCCGGCGATCCGGCTCTACGAGCACCTCGGCTTCACGCACCGGGCGCGCCCCGCCACCCGCTTCGTCCGCGTGCCCTGA
- a CDS encoding M20/M25/M40 family metallo-hydrolase has translation MTASGPGTSTLEDETLRFSQELIRIPTENTGDRATIGDGEARAARLVQQYLDEVGLETHYVEPVPGRGSVVARLAGADPTRGALVLHAHLDVVPAEAVDWSHPPFAAEIHDGLLYGRGALDLKTYAAVLLATARHLVREAIVPARDLVFAFFADEEAGGVDGAQWLVARRPELFAGATEALGEVGGFSFRIGGANAYLVATAEKGSNGAWITARGEASHASRPTPGNTVARVASAVHRIASHEFAVTPTSATESFAASVSLLLETAVTASSLPEVLDRLGGARPLIEPSLRTTASPTRLEAGYKSNVIPARARAYIDVRTLPGYDESARAEIAALGGADVDVEWLPSPGPVEARPDSPLLDVLAEATRSEDPDAVVIPYLLPASTDHKNLARLGIHGYGFVPFRTATPDFDAFGLFHAVDERIPLDALFFAARVTARIAERA, from the coding sequence ATGACCGCGAGCGGACCAGGCACATCCACCCTCGAGGACGAGACGCTGCGGTTCTCGCAAGAGCTCATCCGCATCCCGACCGAGAACACCGGCGACCGGGCGACGATCGGCGACGGAGAGGCCCGGGCGGCCCGACTCGTGCAGCAGTATCTCGACGAGGTCGGCCTCGAGACGCACTACGTCGAGCCTGTGCCCGGCCGCGGCAGCGTCGTCGCGCGGCTGGCGGGCGCCGACCCGACGCGCGGGGCCCTCGTGCTGCACGCGCACCTCGACGTCGTCCCGGCCGAGGCTGTCGACTGGAGCCACCCGCCGTTCGCCGCCGAGATCCACGACGGCCTGCTCTACGGGCGCGGCGCTCTCGACCTCAAGACCTATGCGGCGGTGCTGCTCGCGACCGCGCGCCACCTGGTGCGCGAAGCGATCGTGCCCGCACGCGACCTCGTCTTCGCCTTCTTCGCCGACGAGGAGGCCGGCGGTGTCGACGGGGCCCAGTGGCTCGTCGCCCGGCGCCCCGAGCTCTTCGCCGGCGCGACCGAGGCGCTGGGCGAGGTGGGAGGCTTCTCGTTCCGTATCGGCGGTGCGAACGCGTACCTCGTCGCGACCGCCGAGAAGGGCAGCAACGGCGCCTGGATCACGGCGCGCGGTGAGGCGAGCCACGCGTCCCGCCCGACGCCGGGCAACACGGTCGCGCGGGTCGCCTCCGCCGTCCACCGGATCGCGAGCCACGAGTTCGCGGTCACTCCGACGTCGGCCACCGAGAGCTTCGCCGCCTCGGTGTCGCTCCTCCTCGAGACCGCTGTCACGGCGTCGTCGCTGCCGGAGGTGCTCGACCGCCTCGGTGGCGCGCGACCCCTCATCGAGCCGTCGCTGCGCACCACGGCCTCGCCGACCCGGCTCGAGGCCGGCTACAAGTCGAACGTGATCCCGGCCCGGGCGCGGGCCTACATCGACGTTCGCACGCTGCCCGGGTACGACGAGTCGGCTCGCGCCGAGATCGCGGCGCTCGGTGGCGCGGACGTCGACGTCGAGTGGCTCCCGTCGCCCGGGCCGGTCGAAGCGCGACCCGACTCGCCCCTGCTCGACGTGCTCGCCGAGGCGACGCGATCCGAGGATCCGGACGCAGTCGTCATCCCGTACCTTCTGCCGGCAAGCACCGACCACAAGAACCTCGCCCGCCTCGGCATCCACGGCTACGGGTTCGTGCCCTTCCGCACCGCGACACCCGACTTCGACGCGTTCGGCCTCTTCCACGCCGTCGACGAGCGCATCCCGCTCGACGCGCTGTTCTTCGCGGCGCGGGTCACCGCCCGGATCGCGGAGCGTGCCTGA